Proteins encoded together in one Paracidovorax wautersii window:
- a CDS encoding ferredoxin--NADP reductase, producing the protein MSAFLEERVLTVHHWTDRLFSFTTTRDPALRFSNGHFTMIGLKVNGKPLLRAYSIASPNYEEHLEFLSIKVPDGPLTSKLQNIQVGDTIIVGKKPTGTLLIDYLLPGKNLYLIGTGTGLAPWLAVARDPETYERFDKVVVVHGVRQVEELAYQELFEKELPGHEFLGDIVKDKLIYYPTVTREPFRNQGRITDLVENGTFPANIGLPPLDPANDRVMLCGSPAMLADLKEMLEKRGFNEGNTSTPGDFVVERAFVEK; encoded by the coding sequence ATGAGCGCTTTTCTCGAAGAACGCGTCCTGACCGTTCACCACTGGACCGACCGGCTTTTCTCCTTCACCACCACGCGGGACCCGGCCCTGCGCTTCTCCAACGGCCACTTCACGATGATCGGCCTGAAGGTGAACGGCAAGCCCCTGCTGCGCGCGTACTCCATCGCCAGCCCCAACTACGAAGAGCACCTGGAGTTCCTGTCGATCAAGGTGCCCGACGGCCCGCTGACGTCCAAGCTGCAGAACATCCAGGTCGGCGACACCATCATCGTCGGCAAGAAGCCCACCGGCACGCTGCTGATCGACTACCTGCTTCCCGGCAAGAACCTGTACCTGATCGGCACCGGCACCGGCCTGGCCCCCTGGCTGGCCGTGGCGCGCGACCCCGAAACGTACGAGCGCTTCGACAAGGTGGTGGTGGTGCACGGCGTGCGCCAGGTGGAAGAACTGGCCTACCAGGAGCTGTTCGAAAAGGAACTGCCCGGCCATGAATTCCTGGGCGACATCGTCAAGGACAAGCTGATCTACTACCCCACGGTGACGCGCGAGCCCTTCCGCAACCAGGGCCGCATCACCGACCTGGTCGAGAACGGCACCTTCCCCGCCAACATCGGCCTGCCCCCGCTGGACCCGGCCAACGACCGCGTGATGCTCTGCGGCAGCCCCGCCATGCTGGCCGACCTGAAGGAGATGCTGGAGAAGCGCGGCTTCAACGAAGGCAACACCAGCACGCCCGGCGACTTCGTCGTGGAACGCGCCTTCGTCGAGAAGTAA
- a CDS encoding ABC transporter substrate-binding protein, translated as MQLTARLTVAALALTAGWSHAQAVFKIGEINSYKAQPAFLEPYKKGMELAVEQVNAAGGVAGRKLQLVTRDDNGNPGDAVRAAEELLAREKIDVLTGSFLSHVGLALTDFAKQKKVFFLAAEPLTDKIVWENGNRYTFRLRPSTYMQVAMLVPEAAAMKKKRWAIVYPNYEYGQSAVATFKTLLKAAQPDVEFVAEQATPLGKVDAGSVVQALQDAKPEGIFNVLFAADLAKFVREGNTRGLFQGKGVVSLLSGEPEYLDTLKGETPDGWVVTGYPWYAIQTPEHQAFLDAYRKRFNDYPRAGSVVGYNAMLSVAAGLKKAGSADTEKLIAAFRGLQVATPFGPITYRAQDHQSTMGAYVGRTKNDGGKGVMVDFKYQDGARFQPTDAQVKALRKDS; from the coding sequence ATGCAATTGACCGCCCGACTCACCGTTGCCGCCCTGGCCCTGACCGCCGGATGGAGCCATGCCCAGGCCGTCTTCAAGATCGGCGAGATCAACAGCTACAAGGCGCAGCCCGCCTTCCTGGAGCCCTACAAGAAGGGCATGGAGCTGGCCGTGGAGCAGGTCAACGCGGCGGGCGGCGTGGCCGGCAGGAAGCTGCAACTGGTCACGCGCGACGACAACGGCAACCCCGGCGACGCGGTGCGCGCCGCCGAGGAACTGCTGGCGCGCGAGAAGATCGACGTGCTCACCGGCAGCTTCCTGTCGCACGTGGGCCTGGCGCTGACCGACTTCGCCAAGCAGAAGAAAGTGTTCTTCCTGGCCGCCGAGCCGCTCACCGACAAGATCGTGTGGGAAAACGGCAACCGCTACACCTTCCGCCTGCGCCCCTCCACCTACATGCAGGTGGCCATGCTGGTGCCCGAGGCCGCGGCGATGAAGAAGAAGCGTTGGGCCATCGTCTACCCCAACTACGAATACGGCCAGTCCGCCGTGGCGACCTTCAAGACGCTGCTGAAGGCCGCGCAGCCGGACGTGGAGTTCGTCGCCGAGCAGGCCACGCCCCTGGGCAAGGTGGACGCGGGCAGCGTGGTGCAGGCGCTGCAGGACGCCAAGCCGGAGGGCATCTTCAACGTGCTGTTCGCGGCCGACCTCGCCAAGTTCGTGCGCGAGGGCAACACGCGCGGCCTGTTCCAGGGCAAGGGCGTCGTGAGCCTGCTGTCGGGCGAGCCCGAGTACCTGGACACCCTCAAGGGCGAGACGCCGGACGGCTGGGTCGTCACCGGCTATCCCTGGTACGCCATCCAGACGCCCGAGCACCAGGCTTTCCTCGACGCCTACCGCAAGCGCTTCAACGACTACCCCCGCGCCGGCTCGGTGGTGGGCTACAACGCCATGCTGTCGGTGGCCGCGGGCCTGAAGAAAGCCGGCTCGGCCGACACCGAGAAGCTCATCGCCGCCTTCCGCGGCCTGCAGGTGGCAACGCCCTTCGGCCCCATCACCTACCGCGCGCAGGACCACCAGTCCACCATGGGCGCCTATGTAGGCCGCACGAAGAATGACGGCGGCAAGGGCGTGATGGTGGACTTCAAGTACCAGGACGGTGCCAGGTTCCAGCCGACCGACGCGCAGGTGAAGGCGCTGCGCAAAGACTCCTGA
- a CDS encoding ABC transporter permease, with protein MDFSGLLLQLLNGLAGASTLFLVAVGLSLIFGVMRIVNFAHGSFYMLGIYAAYALVEGLGGVLGFWPALLLAPLGVASLGALVEVALLRRIYRAPELFQLLATFALVLVIKDAALWLWGPEELFGPRAPGLEGAVELLGRRFPAYDLFLIAVGPVVLALLWLLLHRTRWGTLVRAATQDREMVGALGVNQAWLFTAVFALGALLAGLGGALQLPREPASLELDLNTIGAAFVVVVVGGMGSIPGAFVAALLIAELKAVCIWLGVVEVAGFSIAFPRLTLVVEFLVMAAVLVWRPWGLLGRPQAPVRVATEAEAPLQPSGRWARGAWVAGVVVLALLPVAAGAWPYATVLVQDLLVAALFAASLHAIMGPGGMHSFGHAAYFGVGAYAAALLVRAAGWPVEVALLLAPLVAGAFAVLYGWFCVRLSGVYLAMLTLAFAQITWAIAFQWDAFTGGSNGITGVWPQGWLAEGPAFYLLTLAWVAGGVFVLRRLLHAPFGMALRAARDSALRADALGIDVHRLRWAAFVVAGLFAGLAGALYALSKGGVSPEALSVGRSVDGLVMVLLGGVQALSGPLVGAATFTWLHDTIARHTDYWRALLGATILLLVLLFPQGISGFAQMVKAHLAIKKVVKPEGSP; from the coding sequence ATGGATTTCTCCGGCCTGCTGCTGCAGCTGCTGAACGGACTGGCCGGCGCCTCCACGCTGTTCCTGGTGGCTGTGGGGCTGTCGCTGATCTTCGGCGTGATGCGCATCGTCAACTTCGCGCACGGCTCGTTCTACATGCTCGGCATCTATGCGGCCTATGCGCTGGTCGAGGGCCTGGGCGGGGTGCTGGGGTTCTGGCCCGCGCTGCTGCTCGCACCGCTGGGGGTGGCCTCGCTGGGCGCGCTGGTGGAGGTGGCGCTGCTGCGCCGCATCTACCGCGCCCCCGAGCTGTTCCAGCTGCTGGCCACCTTCGCCCTGGTGCTGGTCATCAAGGACGCCGCGCTGTGGCTCTGGGGACCGGAGGAGCTGTTCGGCCCGCGCGCGCCGGGGCTGGAGGGTGCCGTGGAACTGCTGGGGCGGCGCTTCCCGGCCTACGACCTGTTCCTGATCGCCGTCGGCCCCGTGGTGCTGGCCCTGCTGTGGCTGCTGCTGCACCGCACGCGCTGGGGCACGCTGGTGCGCGCCGCCACACAGGACCGCGAGATGGTCGGCGCCCTGGGCGTGAACCAGGCCTGGCTGTTCACGGCGGTGTTCGCGCTGGGCGCGCTGCTGGCCGGCCTGGGCGGCGCCTTGCAGCTGCCGCGCGAGCCCGCCAGCTTGGAGCTGGACCTGAACACCATCGGCGCGGCCTTCGTCGTCGTCGTCGTGGGGGGCATGGGGTCGATCCCGGGGGCCTTCGTGGCGGCGCTGCTGATCGCCGAGCTGAAGGCCGTGTGCATCTGGCTGGGCGTGGTGGAGGTGGCGGGCTTCAGCATCGCGTTCCCGCGCCTCACGCTGGTGGTGGAGTTCCTGGTGATGGCGGCCGTGCTGGTCTGGCGGCCGTGGGGCCTGCTCGGGCGGCCGCAGGCGCCGGTGCGCGTGGCCACCGAGGCCGAGGCGCCGCTGCAGCCCTCGGGCCGCTGGGCACGCGGCGCCTGGGTGGCCGGCGTGGTCGTTCTGGCGCTGCTGCCCGTGGCGGCCGGCGCCTGGCCGTATGCCACGGTGCTGGTGCAGGACCTGCTGGTGGCCGCGCTGTTCGCCGCCAGCCTGCACGCCATCATGGGCCCGGGCGGCATGCACTCGTTCGGCCATGCGGCGTACTTCGGCGTGGGCGCGTATGCCGCGGCGCTGCTGGTGCGTGCGGCGGGCTGGCCGGTGGAGGTTGCGCTGCTGCTGGCGCCGCTGGTGGCGGGGGCGTTCGCGGTGCTCTACGGCTGGTTCTGCGTGCGGCTGTCGGGCGTGTACCTGGCCATGCTCACGCTGGCCTTCGCGCAGATCACCTGGGCCATCGCCTTCCAGTGGGATGCGTTCACGGGCGGCAGCAACGGCATCACCGGCGTGTGGCCGCAGGGCTGGCTGGCCGAGGGGCCGGCGTTCTACCTGCTCACGCTGGCGTGGGTGGCGGGGGGTGTGTTCGTGCTGCGGCGCCTGCTGCATGCGCCCTTCGGCATGGCGCTGCGCGCGGCGCGCGACTCGGCACTGCGGGCCGATGCCCTCGGCATCGACGTGCACCGGCTGCGCTGGGCGGCCTTCGTGGTGGCCGGGCTCTTCGCCGGGCTGGCGGGCGCGCTGTATGCGCTCTCCAAGGGCGGCGTGTCGCCCGAGGCGCTGTCCGTCGGCCGCTCGGTGGACGGCCTGGTGATGGTGCTCCTGGGCGGCGTGCAAGCGCTCTCCGGTCCGCTGGTGGGCGCGGCCACCTTCACCTGGCTGCACGACACCATCGCCCGCCACACCGACTACTGGCGCGCGCTGCTGGGCGCCACCATCCTGCTGCTGGTGCTGCTGTTTCCACAGGGAATTTCGGGGTTTGCGCAGATGGTGAAAGCGCATCTAGCTATCAAAAAAGTAGTAAAGCCGGAGGGCTCGCCATGA
- a CDS encoding ABC transporter ATP-binding protein yields the protein MSLLQVSGLSKAFGGVRAVDGVGFSLAPGELLALIGPNGAGKSTTFNMVGGQLAPDAGRIQLDGQDIAGLPPRAIWRRGVGRTFQIAETFASLTVLQNVQMALQSADRRVFSFWRPAHAHRVDDALALLERVGMRAQAARPCSALAYGDVKRVELAMALAHAPRLLLMDEPTAGMAPAERLALMALTRELAQERRMGVLFTEHSMDVVFQHADRVLVLVRGRILAEGPPAAIQGDPQVQAAYLGTGRIGERKPVAQGAMP from the coding sequence ATGAGCCTGCTGCAGGTCTCCGGCCTGTCCAAGGCCTTCGGCGGCGTGCGCGCGGTGGACGGCGTGGGCTTCAGCCTGGCGCCCGGCGAGCTGCTGGCGCTCATCGGCCCCAACGGCGCCGGCAAGTCCACCACCTTCAACATGGTGGGCGGGCAGCTCGCGCCGGACGCGGGCCGCATCCAGCTCGACGGGCAGGACATCGCCGGCCTGCCGCCGCGCGCTATCTGGCGGCGCGGCGTGGGTCGCACCTTCCAGATCGCCGAGACCTTCGCCTCGCTCACCGTGCTGCAGAACGTGCAGATGGCGCTGCAGTCGGCCGACCGCCGGGTATTCAGCTTCTGGCGCCCGGCCCACGCCCACCGCGTGGACGACGCGCTGGCGCTGCTGGAGCGGGTGGGCATGCGCGCGCAGGCGGCGCGGCCCTGCAGCGCGCTGGCCTACGGCGACGTCAAGCGCGTGGAACTGGCCATGGCGCTGGCGCACGCGCCGCGCCTGCTGCTGATGGACGAGCCCACCGCCGGCATGGCGCCCGCCGAGCGCCTGGCGCTGATGGCGCTCACGCGCGAGCTGGCGCAGGAGCGCCGCATGGGCGTGCTGTTCACCGAGCACAGCATGGATGTGGTCTTCCAGCATGCCGACCGCGTGCTGGTGCTGGTGCGCGGCCGCATCCTGGCCGAAGGCCCGCCCGCCGCCATCCAGGGCGACCCGCAGGTGCAGGCCGCCTACTTGGGCACCGGCCGCATCGGCGAACGCAAGCCCGTCGCGCAAGGAGCCATGCCATGA
- a CDS encoding ABC transporter ATP-binding protein has product MSVATPANGDAPLLQVEGLNAWYGAAQILFGVSLEVGRGEVVALMGRNGAGKSTTLKGIAALLQRREGAVRFMGRGVSRLAPHQIARLGLGYVPEERRIFTDLTVLENLEVGRQPARRWPDGSAAPVWTPERLFALFPNLGEMPRRPGGRMSGGEQQMLTVARTLMGQPLAVLLDEPSEGVAPIIVEQMAQTILQLKSQGIGILLCEQNLALAEAVADRAYVLEKGQIVHAASMADLAADAVARRLYLGV; this is encoded by the coding sequence ATGAGTGTTGCCACCCCCGCGAACGGCGATGCGCCGCTGCTGCAGGTCGAAGGCCTGAACGCCTGGTACGGCGCGGCGCAGATCCTGTTCGGCGTCAGCCTGGAGGTAGGGCGCGGCGAGGTCGTGGCACTGATGGGCCGCAACGGCGCAGGCAAGTCCACCACCTTGAAAGGCATCGCGGCGCTGCTGCAGCGCCGCGAGGGCGCCGTGCGCTTCATGGGCCGCGGTGTGTCCCGCCTGGCGCCCCACCAGATCGCGCGCCTCGGTCTGGGCTACGTGCCGGAAGAGCGCCGCATCTTCACCGACCTGACCGTGCTGGAGAACCTGGAGGTGGGCCGCCAGCCCGCGCGCCGCTGGCCCGACGGCAGCGCCGCGCCGGTCTGGACGCCCGAGCGGCTCTTCGCCCTGTTTCCCAACCTGGGCGAGATGCCCCGCCGCCCCGGCGGGCGCATGAGCGGCGGCGAGCAGCAGATGCTCACCGTGGCCCGCACGCTGATGGGCCAGCCGCTGGCGGTGCTGCTGGACGAGCCTTCCGAGGGCGTGGCGCCGATCATCGTGGAGCAGATGGCGCAGACCATCCTGCAGCTGAAGAGCCAGGGCATTGGCATCCTGCTGTGCGAACAGAACCTGGCCCTGGCCGAGGCGGTGGCCGACCGCGCCTACGTGCTGGAAAAAGGCCAGATCGTGCACGCCGCGTCCATGGCCGACCTGGCGGCCGATGCCGTGGCGCGGCGCCTGTACCTGGGCGTGTGA
- a CDS encoding alpha/beta hydrolase gives MNFSRRLFTAPLLAVALQAAFSAQAAPAAQPSAPARATAQATVEGNYIVTRDNLRLYYKDWGPKNGPVVTFSHGWPLNADSWESQMIFLASQGYRVVAHDRRGHGRSSQPWDGNDMDHYADDLAAVIEALDLKDITAVGFSTGGGEVARYIGRHGTARVKKAVLVSAVPPLMLRTADNPGGLPIEVFDGLRKASLENRSQLYLDLASGPFYGYNRPGAQKSQGLIDSWWAQGMQAGHKNTYDSIAAFSATDFRADLKKFDVPTLVIHGDDDQIVPIGVSGQASAAQIKGAQLIVYPGAPHGLTDTHKDRFNQDLLNFLKK, from the coding sequence ATGAACTTCTCTCGCCGCCTCTTCACCGCCCCGCTGCTCGCCGTCGCCCTGCAGGCCGCCTTCTCCGCACAGGCAGCCCCCGCCGCCCAGCCCTCCGCCCCGGCCCGCGCAACCGCCCAGGCCACCGTCGAAGGCAACTACATCGTCACCCGCGACAACTTGCGGCTGTACTACAAGGACTGGGGCCCGAAGAACGGCCCGGTCGTCACCTTCAGCCACGGCTGGCCGCTGAATGCGGACAGCTGGGAATCGCAGATGATCTTCCTGGCCTCGCAGGGCTACCGCGTGGTGGCGCATGACCGCCGGGGCCATGGCCGCTCTAGCCAGCCTTGGGACGGCAACGACATGGACCACTATGCCGACGACCTGGCGGCCGTGATCGAAGCGCTGGACCTGAAGGACATCACCGCCGTGGGCTTCTCCACCGGCGGCGGCGAGGTGGCGCGCTACATCGGCCGCCACGGCACGGCGCGCGTCAAGAAGGCCGTGCTGGTCAGCGCCGTGCCCCCGCTGATGCTGCGCACCGCCGACAACCCCGGCGGCCTGCCCATCGAGGTCTTCGACGGCCTGCGCAAGGCATCGCTGGAGAACCGCTCGCAGCTGTACCTGGACCTGGCCTCCGGCCCGTTCTACGGCTACAACCGCCCGGGCGCCCAGAAGTCGCAGGGGCTGATCGACAGCTGGTGGGCACAGGGCATGCAGGCCGGCCACAAGAACACGTACGACTCCATCGCCGCGTTCTCGGCCACCGACTTCCGCGCCGACCTGAAGAAGTTCGACGTGCCCACGCTGGTGATCCATGGCGACGACGACCAGATCGTGCCCATCGGCGTCTCGGGCCAGGCCTCGGCCGCGCAGATCAAGGGGGCGCAGCTCATCGTGTACCCGGGCGCGCCGCACGGCCTGACCGATACGCACAAGGACCGCTTCAACCAGGACCTGCTGAACTTCCTGAAGAAGTGA
- a CDS encoding organic hydroperoxide resistance protein, whose protein sequence is MSIEKVLYAATATATGGREGRATSADGVLNVQLSTPRELGGAGGPGTNPEQLFAAGYSACFLGALKFVAGQQNVALPAATTVTGKVGIGQIPTGFGIEAQLTIAAPGLDRSTLQALVDQAHIVCPYSNATRGNIDVALVIAD, encoded by the coding sequence ATGTCCATCGAAAAAGTTCTGTACGCCGCCACCGCCACCGCTACCGGAGGCCGCGAAGGCCGCGCCACCTCTGCCGACGGCGTGCTGAACGTGCAACTGTCCACGCCCCGCGAACTGGGCGGCGCCGGTGGCCCCGGCACCAACCCCGAGCAGCTGTTCGCGGCCGGCTATTCGGCCTGTTTCCTGGGCGCGCTGAAGTTCGTGGCCGGCCAGCAGAATGTGGCCCTGCCGGCCGCCACCACCGTCACCGGCAAGGTCGGCATCGGGCAGATCCCCACGGGCTTCGGCATCGAGGCGCAGCTGACCATCGCCGCCCCCGGCCTGGACCGGAGCACGCTGCAGGCGCTGGTGGACCAGGCCCACATCGTCTGCCCCTATTCCAACGCCACCCGCGGAAACATCGACGTCGCGCTCGTCATCGCCGACTGA
- a CDS encoding AraC family transcriptional regulator, with the protein MADRLAALMAHFPVHAQVFNAGALCGINQLESDGARGQMHLVRSGAVEVRHATEVLQVRQPSLLLFPRPLTHRFVTDPEHGADMVCANLSFEGGAGNPIASALSDVVCLPLDAIAGAEPILSLLFEEAFEQRCGRVALVERLFEVVMIQVLRQLMESGAVQGGLLSGLSHPRLRSALVAMHEAPQQDWTLDQLAQAAGMSRTVFAGTFRDTVGLTPGQYLQGWRIGLAQKALQRGRPLKLIAAEVGYGSEAALSRAFKAHAGQSPRQWKSQVAVAAAGGG; encoded by the coding sequence ATGGCCGATCGACTGGCTGCCTTGATGGCGCACTTCCCCGTGCATGCGCAGGTGTTCAATGCCGGAGCGCTGTGCGGGATCAACCAGCTGGAAAGCGATGGCGCGCGCGGGCAGATGCACCTGGTGCGCAGCGGCGCCGTCGAGGTGCGTCACGCCACCGAGGTGCTGCAGGTCCGGCAGCCGAGCCTGCTGCTGTTCCCGCGGCCGCTCACGCACCGCTTCGTGACCGACCCGGAGCACGGCGCGGACATGGTGTGCGCCAATCTCTCCTTCGAAGGCGGTGCGGGCAACCCGATCGCATCGGCCCTGTCCGATGTGGTCTGCCTGCCGCTCGACGCGATCGCCGGCGCGGAGCCCATCCTGTCGCTGCTGTTCGAGGAGGCTTTCGAGCAGCGCTGCGGGCGCGTCGCCCTGGTCGAGCGTTTGTTCGAGGTGGTGATGATCCAGGTCCTGCGCCAATTGATGGAAAGCGGCGCGGTACAGGGCGGCCTGCTGTCCGGCCTCTCGCACCCGCGCCTGCGCAGCGCGCTGGTGGCGATGCACGAGGCGCCCCAGCAGGACTGGACGCTGGACCAGCTGGCGCAGGCGGCGGGCATGTCGCGCACCGTGTTTGCCGGCACCTTCCGCGACACGGTCGGGCTGACGCCGGGGCAGTACCTGCAGGGCTGGCGGATCGGGCTGGCGCAGAAGGCGCTGCAGCGCGGGCGGCCGCTCAAGCTGATCGCCGCCGAGGTGGGCTACGGCAGCGAGGCCGCGCTCTCGCGTGCGTTCAAGGCGCACGCGGGGCAATCGCCCCGGCAGTGGAAGAGTCAGGTGGCGGTGGCGGCCGCCGGCGGGGGCTGA
- a CDS encoding LysR family transcriptional regulator, which translates to MNPFDRMQIFVRVAELASFTQAAEALGIPKGSASTAVQQLEAQLGTRLLHRTTRRVQPTQDGQAYYERCKDLLADVDDLQSMFQHAEGAGGLRGRVRIDMSTGMARNVVVPRLPALIARHPALEVELSSTERRVDVVREGFDCVLRTGAVVDSSLIARPLGLARLVNCVSPTYLRDHGAPRTLADLAGHRLVHFVNTLGARSTGFEALVDGALVSTPMPGALTVNNAEAYMAGCLAGLGIIQVPRLGVVDLLARGELVEVLPQYAAPPMPLTLMYANRRNLPRRVRTVMDWLAEVVAAHLAEDGAPAPPLQPPPAAATAT; encoded by the coding sequence ATGAACCCCTTCGACCGCATGCAGATCTTTGTCCGCGTGGCCGAGCTGGCCAGCTTCACGCAGGCCGCCGAGGCGCTGGGCATCCCCAAGGGCAGCGCCTCCACCGCCGTGCAACAGCTGGAAGCGCAGCTGGGCACGCGCCTGCTGCACCGCACCACGCGCCGCGTGCAGCCCACCCAGGACGGACAGGCCTACTACGAGCGCTGCAAGGATCTGCTGGCCGACGTGGACGATCTGCAGTCCATGTTCCAGCACGCCGAGGGCGCCGGCGGCCTGCGCGGGCGGGTGCGCATCGACATGTCCACGGGCATGGCGCGCAACGTGGTTGTGCCGCGGCTGCCCGCGCTGATCGCGCGCCACCCGGCGCTGGAGGTGGAGCTGAGCAGCACCGAGCGCCGCGTGGACGTGGTGCGCGAGGGTTTCGACTGCGTGCTGCGCACCGGCGCGGTGGTGGACAGCAGCCTCATCGCCCGCCCGCTGGGCCTGGCCCGGCTCGTCAACTGCGTGAGCCCGACCTACCTGCGCGACCATGGCGCGCCCCGCACGCTGGCCGACCTGGCCGGCCACCGGCTGGTGCACTTCGTGAACACGCTGGGCGCACGCTCCACCGGCTTCGAAGCGCTGGTGGACGGCGCGCTGGTCTCAACGCCCATGCCAGGCGCGCTCACGGTCAACAACGCCGAGGCATACATGGCCGGCTGCCTGGCCGGGCTGGGCATCATCCAGGTGCCTCGCCTGGGGGTGGTGGACCTGCTGGCGCGCGGCGAGCTGGTGGAGGTGCTGCCGCAATACGCCGCTCCGCCCATGCCGCTCACGCTGATGTATGCGAACCGCCGCAACCTGCCGCGCCGCGTGCGCACGGTGATGGACTGGCTGGCGGAGGTGGTGGCCGCGCACCTGGCCGAGGATGGCGCGCCCGCGCCCCCGCTTCAGCCCCCGCCGGCGGCCGCCACCGCCACCTGA
- a CDS encoding SDR family oxidoreductase: protein MASTAASSPAATDAGRHPPIALITGASRGLGRNAALHVARSGTDVILTYRSQAAEAQAVVAEIEALGRRAVALPLDVAQSATFADFAGQVREALARHWQRERFDFLVNNAGVGVHAGFMETTEAQFDDMVNIHLKGVFFLTQKLLPLMNDGGRILNVSSGLARFALPGYAAYAAMKGGVEVLTRYLAKELGARGIAVNVVAPGAIETDFGGGAVRDNAQLNAFIAGQTALGRVGLPDDIGGVIAALLQPGTGWVNAQRIEASGGMFV from the coding sequence ATGGCCTCTACCGCCGCCTCTTCCCCTGCCGCCACCGATGCCGGTCGCCATCCGCCCATCGCCCTCATCACCGGCGCCAGCCGCGGCCTGGGCCGCAATGCAGCGCTGCATGTGGCGCGTTCCGGTACCGATGTGATCCTCACCTACCGCAGCCAGGCCGCCGAGGCGCAGGCCGTGGTGGCCGAGATCGAGGCCCTGGGCCGCCGCGCCGTGGCGCTGCCGCTGGACGTGGCCCAAAGCGCCACCTTTGCCGACTTCGCCGGCCAGGTGCGGGAGGCGCTGGCGCGCCACTGGCAACGCGAACGCTTCGACTTCCTGGTGAACAACGCCGGCGTCGGCGTGCATGCCGGTTTCATGGAAACGACCGAGGCGCAGTTCGACGACATGGTCAACATCCACCTCAAGGGCGTGTTCTTCCTGACGCAGAAGCTGCTGCCGCTGATGAACGACGGCGGGCGCATCCTGAACGTGTCCTCGGGCCTGGCGCGGTTCGCGCTGCCGGGCTACGCCGCCTACGCGGCCATGAAGGGCGGGGTGGAGGTGCTGACGCGCTACCTGGCCAAGGAGCTGGGCGCGCGCGGCATCGCGGTGAACGTGGTGGCTCCGGGGGCGATCGAGACCGACTTCGGCGGCGGGGCCGTGCGCGACAACGCGCAGCTCAACGCCTTCATCGCCGGGCAGACGGCGCTGGGCCGCGTGGGCCTGCCGGACGACATCGGCGGCGTGATCGCGGCGCTGCTGCAGCCGGGCACGGGCTGGGTGAACGCGCAGCGCATCGAGGCGTCGGGCGGCATGTTCGTCTGA